Genomic DNA from Streptomyces sp. NBC_01571:
ACGCGCAAGGAGATCCGGCCGGTCACCATCGCGACCTACCAGGTGCTGACGACGAAGCGGAAGGGCGTCTATCCGCACCTCGAGCTCTTCGACTCCCGTGACTGGGGCCTGATCGTCTACGACGAGGTGCACCTGCTGCCCGCGCCCGTCTTCAAGTTCACCGCCGATCTCCAGGCGCGCCGCCGGCTGGGGCTCACCGCCACCCTGGTCCGTGAGGACGGGCGCGAGTCGGACGTCTTCTCGCTCATCGGACCGAAGCGGTTCGACGCGCCCTGGAAGGAGATCGAGGCGCAGGGTTACATCGCGCCCGCGGACTGTGTGGAGGTGCGGGTCAATCTGACCGACTCCGAGCGGCTCGCGTACGCCACCGCCGAGGCCGAGGAGAAGTACCGCTTCTGCGCGACGACCGCGACCAAGCGGAAGGTGACGGAGGCGCTGGTACGGAAGTTCGCCGGGCAGCAGATCCTGGTGATCGGCCAGTACATCGACCAGCTCGACGAGCTGGGCGAACATCTGGACGCGCCCGTCATCAAGGGCGAGACGAGCAACGCGCAGCGCGAGAAGCTGTTCGACGCGTTCCGCGAGGGCGAGATCAGCGTGCTCGTGGTGTCGAAGGTCGCCAACTTCTCCATCGACCTGCCGGAGGCGACCGTCGCCATCCAGGTGTCGGGCACCTTCGGGTCGCGCCAGGAGGAGGCCCAGCGGCTGGGACGGGTGCTGCGGCCGAAGGCCGACGGCCACCAGGCCCACTTCTACTCGGTCGTCGCCCGCGACACCATCGACCAGGACTTCGCCGCCCACCGGCAGCGGTTCCTGGCGGAGCAGGGGTACGCCTACCGGATCCTGGACGCGGACGAGCTGCTGGCCGACAGCTGAGCCAGCACGAGCAGCCCCAGCAGCGGGTACGGCGAGGCCAGCGGCTGCTGCCACCAGGGGAGCCGGAGGTCCAGGTCGCCCTGGTGCGGGATCAGCCAGAGGGTGCGGGCCGTGAAGACCGCGGCGACGGCGGCGGCCGGACGCGGTCCGTGTCCGGCGTACAGCACGGCGATCAGCGGCACGCACCACACCCAGTGGTGCGACCAGCTGATGGGTGAGACGAGAAGGGCCGTGAACGCGGTGCCGAGCACCCCCCAGCGGTCGGGATGCGGACCGGTGGCCGGGGCGGCCCGTCCGGCGCGCACGGGGACGCGATCCGGAGCGTACGTGGTCCTCGACACGTAGGTGGTCGTGGAAGCGGGCACGGTCCCCGGGGTGTGCGGGGGCCGCGACATGTGCGGGAGCCCGGACGTGTGCGGGGGCTCGAAAGCGTGCGGTGGCTCGGAGGCGTCCATCGTCCCGGAGGTGTGCGGGGCCTTCGCGACGTGCGGAGCCTGGGCCGCGTACGGGCTCTTCTCCGTGTACGGGGCATTCTCGGCGTACAGGCTCTGCTCGGCGTACGTGTCCTTCTCGGCGTGCGACGCCCGGGCCGCGTACGTGTTCCTCGCGGCGGCGGTCGTGCGGGTGCAGGACAGCCAGAGGCCCGCGCAGCCCACGGCGGCGGCCGGCAGGGCCCAGGCCGGTCCCGGTGACGGTTCTCCCATCACGCGGGCGATCAGCCCCTGGAGCGACTGGTTGTCGACGATCCACGGCTTGCCGACGCGGCCGGTCTCGTAGAGCCGCCGGGTCCAGAAGTCCACACTGGCCGCGGGCAGCAGGAACGCGCCCAGCAGCACGGTCCCGGCGAAGGTGCCCGCGGCCGTGCGCGCCTCCCGCCGGCGCCCCGTGAACATCAGGTACGCGATGAACAAGACGGGGGTCAGTTTCACCCCGGCCGCGATCCCGAGCGCGACGCCCCTGCCGCGGGCGCCGGGCGGCCGGGACAGGTCCCACAGGATCAGACAGACGAGGGCGAGATTGATCTGGCCGAAAAGGACGCTCTGGAAGACGGGTTCGAGCCACAGGGTGAGCGCGCTGGCGGCACAGACCGCGGGGAGCCGGGCGGAAAGGCCCGCGAGGCGGAAGGAGAGCCGTACGAGCACCGCCAGCAGGACCGTGTTCCCGAGGACGAAGACCACTTTCAGGGTGGGCGGAGCGAGCCAGGCGGCCGGGACGAACAGGAGCGCCGCGAAGGGCGGGTACGTGGCGGGCAGCCGCCACTCGGTGACGGTGAACCCGTAGAGATCCGTGCCGTGCGCGACGGCCGCGCCCTCGGCCCGGTAGACGAGCGCGTCGGCCATGGGGGCGCGCTGGAGGACGCACAGCGCGGCGAAGGCGGCGAGGGAGACGGCGAGCAGGGCGGCCGCGGCGGCGCTCGCGAGGGGGCGGCCGGCGTCGGCTCCGGTGGGTGAGCGAGTGATCACTTTCCGCTGAAGCACGGGGTGACCCTAGTGCCGTGGCACTTCGCTCCGGCGTACGGCTCACCGCGGTGGGCGGGGCGTACGACCGCGGCGGTGGCCGCGGCTCAGTGGTGCCGTACGCCCGCCTCCTCGCCGTACTCGCCGAGGATGACCACGTCGACGGCCGCGCCGGCGAAGACCTTGACGGCGCGCAGGGCGTCGCCGAGGAGGTGGCGGTGATGACCGACGGAGAAGGCGGTCGCGCCGCGGGCGGCGGGACCGTGCTGGGCTGGACCTGGGGTGAAAGTGGCTGCGCTCATGTATCCATCATGCGAGCCTCCGCCCCTTATGGCGTCGGTCCATGGACCGAACCTCGGCGCCCCCTCGTACACCCGCGGGCCTCCGTGTGTCCGCCTCACGACGGACGGCGCCCCCTAGGGATCCGGCCTCCGCGACCCTGACACCGGCAGCCCACGCCCCTGCCACCCAGGAACCCGCACCCCCGGCACCACGAAAAAACCGGTTGGCCCGGGTCCGCTCCCCTGACCTAGAATCTCCGCTCTTGCCCGCCTCCCTCGACGGAGTGCCGCCGCCCGGACGGAAACCGGCCGGCCAGGAACATCCAGGATCCAGTCACGCCGCAGGTCTCCGGAGGCAGCCCCGTGTCCACCCCGCCCGCCGACCCCCACGCCGACCGCACCGACCGCGCCGACCGCGCCGACCGTGGTCCGGACACCCAGGACGATCCCCTGTTGCGCGAGCGGACCCACCTCGGAGAGTCCCGTGCGGCGCTGCGCGCGATGCGCGAGGACGTGGAGAACCTCGACATCCGCGACGTCACCGCGAACTGGGTCAACGCCGCGGTGCTCCAGCGCCAGATGGACGAGCGGATCAAGGCCCTCGCCGATCTCAGCCACACCCCGCTGTTCTTCGGCCGTCTCGACTACCTGCACGCGCCCGGCGCCGACAAGGCGGAGGGTGCCGAGGGTGAGCGTTTCTACATCGGGCGGCGGCATGTGCACGACGCCGAGGGCGACCCGATGGTCATCGACTGGCGCGCCCCCGTGTCACAGCCGTTCTACCGGGCCTCGAAGAAGGACCCGATGGACGTCGGGCTGCGCCGCCGCTTCGGGTACACCGGCGGCGACCTCACGGCGTACGAGGACGAGCACCTCTCCGACCCCTCCGAGACCGCGGCCACCAGCAAGCTGCTCCAGCAGGAGATCGAGCGGCCGCGCGTCGGCCCGATGCGCGACATCGTGGCGACCATCCAGCCCGAGCAGGACGAGATCGTCCGCGGCGGGCTGAGCGGAAGCGTGTGCGTCCAAGGGGGGCCCGGCACCGGGAAGACCGCCGTCGGCCTGCACCGCGTCGCCTATCTCCTCTACGCCCACCGGGAACGGCTGGCCCGCACCGGCACCCTCGTCATCGGGCCGAACAAGTCCTTCCTGCACTACATCGAGCAGGTGCTGCCCGCCCTGGGCGAGCTGGAGGTCAAGCAGGCCACGGTCGACGACCTCGTCGCCCATGTGGAGGTGCGCGGCACCGACACGTCCACCGCCGCCGTCATCAAGGGCGACGCGCGGATGGCCGAGGTGCTGCGGCGCGCGGTCCGCTCGCACGTGACACCGCCGGGCGAGCCGGTCGTCGTGGTGCGCGGCTCCCGGCGCTGGCGGGTACCGGCGTACGAACTGGAGGAGATCGTCCGGGAGTTGCTGGACCGCGACATCCGGTACGGCGCCGCCCGCGAGGCCCTTCCGCAACGGATCGCGCACGCCGTGCTGGTGCAGATGGAGCGGGCCGGGGAGGCACCGGACGACCGGGTGCAGGACGCCGTCGCCCGTGACAGCGCGGTGAAGGCGGCGGTCAAGGCGATCTGGCCGCCCGTCGACCCGGCCCGGCTGGTCCTGCGGCTGCTCGCCGACGCGGACTTCCTCGCCGTGCACGCCGAGGGTGTCCTCGACGCGGACGAGCAGAAGGAGATCCTCTGGGCGAAGCCGGCCCGGTCCGTGAAGGCCGCCAAGTGGTCCCCCGCGGACACCGTGCTGATCGACGAGGCGACCGACCTCGTACAGCGCTCGCACTCCCTCGGACACGTGGTGCTCGACGAGGCGCAGGACCTCTCCCCGATGCAGTACCGAGCCGTGGGCCGCCGGTGCACGACGGGTTCGGCGACGGTACTGGGCGACCTCGCGCAGGGCACCACTCCCTGGGCGACCCGGAGCTGGGGCGAGGCGCTCGCCCATCTCGGCAAGGAGGAGGCCGTCGTCGAGGAGCTGACGGCGGGTTTCCGTGTCCCCACCGACGTCATCACCTACGCCTCCCGGCTGCTGCCGCACATCGCGCCGGGGCTGACCCCGGTGGCGTCGGTCCGCGAGAACCCGGGCTTCTTCGAGCTGCGGGCCATCGCGACGGACCCCGAAGTGATCGACTCCTGCCGGGAGTTGCTGCGCCAGGAGGGCTCGGTCGGGCTCATCGCCGCCGACGCCCGCGTGCCGGCGCTCGCCGAGGCACTGGCCACCGCCGGTCTGGGGTATCTCGGTCCGGGCGAGGAGACGACCCAGGACACCCGGCTGACGCTCGTCCCCGCCTCCCTGGCCAAGGGCCTGGAGTACGACTACGTGGTCCTGGACGAGCCGCGGGCCGTGGTCGACGGCGAACCGGACGAGCGGACCGGGCTGCGCCGTCTGTACGTGGCGCTGACCCGCGCGGTCTCGGGACTGATCGTGACCCACGCGGCGCCGCTGCCACCCCAGCTGAGCTAGCCCCGGGAGGACCTCGGCGGGGGTCTGGAACGGCACCGCTTCGAGACGGCGGGACTCCGGAAACGGCGGGGCGCTGGAACGGCGGGGCGCTGGAACGGCACGACTCCGAGACGGCGGGGCGCTGGAACGGCAGGGCGCTGGAACGGCACGACTCCGAGACGGCGGGGCGCTGGAACGGCAGGGCGCTGGAACGGCACGACTCCGAGACGGCGGGGCGCTGGAACGGCAGGGCGCTGGAACGGCACCGCTTCAAGGCGGTGCGGGGCTCCGGAACGGCACCGCTCCGGAAACAGCGGGCCGAGTGCCCGGGGAGCCGTCCCCCCGCCACCCCGGCCCGGGGCCGGCCGCACCCGGCGGGGGGATGCGGGCCCCGGCGCGTCCGGCGCCGACCGGGAGAACCGTCCCTATCCGTCCAGCGCCGCCCGCCACTGCCGTACCGCGTCCGCGGACACCGGGGTGTCCCACCCGCCGGGCCGGGCCGCGCCGCCGATGTGGAAGGCGTCGACCCCCGCGGCGCGCAGCCGGGGCACGTGGTCGAGGCGCAGGCCGCCGCCGACCATGACGCGCGGCTCGTAGCCGGGCTCGCCGGCCCGGGCGGTCTCGGCGAGCAGGGTGGGGAACCCGTCGTCCACGCCGTCCGGCGAACCCGCCGTCAGATAGGCGTCCAGGCCGGGCAGTTCGGCGAGCTGCTTGCGCAGCGAGTCGCGGTCGGCGGCGCGGTCGATGGCGCGGTGGAAGGTCCAGGGGCAGCCGTCCAGTTCGACGACGATCCGCTCCACGGCGGACAGGTCGGGTCCGCCGTGCTCGTCGAGGAAGCCGAGGACGAACTCGTCGGCCCCCGCGGTCCGCATCTCCCCCGCCACGCGGACGAGCGCGTCGACGTCCCCGGCCGCGAAACCGTCGGCGAGTCTGAGCATCACGCGCAGCGAGATGTCGACGGCGGCACGGATCCCGGCGAAGGTCTCCACCGTCGGGGTCAGCCCGTCGGCAGCCATGTCGGTGACCAGCTCCAGCCGGTCCGCGCCTCCGTCCTGGGCGGCGACCGCGTCCTCCACGCCGAGGGCGATCACCTCCAGGGCCGCACGCCTGCGCTCACTCATAGGACCTCTTCCCTCGGACGGCTACTACAGGTCTAGTCCAATCCCAAGCGTACGCCGGGAACAGCCACCGCCGCGAGAAGATCGTCCGAGGGCGTCCCGGCCGCACCCTGTGGTCCGCCGCCCCGGCGCGGGAGAATGCGCACATGCCCGACCTCGACGCGTTGCGCGCCCGCTGGACCCATGCCCTGGAAGGTGCCCGGCCGCCCGGCGGACCCGACCCGGCCCCGTACGCGGACAACCTGCTCGCCCGCTGGCAGGAGCCGCAGCGCCGGTACCACTCCGTCGCGCACCTCACGGCGGTCCTCGACCACATCGATCTGCTGGAGAAGTACGCGGACGATCCGGACCTGGTGCGCCTGGCCGCCTGGTTCCACGACGCCGTCTACCACCCCGACCGCTCCGAGAACGAGGAACGCTCCGCCCGTCTCGCCGAACGCGCCCTCGCCGAACTGGGCGGCGACGCGCCGCGTACACGGGAGGTCGCCCGTCTCGTCCGCCTCACCGTCACCCACGACCCCGCCCCCGACGACCGCAACGGCGCGGTCCTCTGCGACGCCGACCTCGCCGTCCTGGCCTCGCCGCCGGGTGCCTACGCCGCCTACACCGCCGCGGTCCGCGAGGAGTACGCCTTCGTCCCGGACGAGGCCTTCCGCGTGGGCCGGGCGGCGGTGCTGCGCGAACTCCTCGGCCTGCCACGGCTGTTCCGGACGCCTTACGGAAAGCGGGAGTGGGAGGAGCGGGCCCGGCACAACGTCGGGCACGAGCTGGGCCGGCTGGATCCGGCCGCGCCCGGCGAGGCCGGCGCATGACCGGCGCGCGTACCCGTATGCCCCTCGCCGTCCACATCCTCGCCCTCTCCGTCTTCGCCCTCGGGACCAGCGAGTTCATGCTCTCGGGACTGCTGCCGCCGATAGCCGACGACATGGGCGTCACCATCCCGCGGGCGGGCCTGCTGATATCGGCGTTCGCCGTCGGGATGGTCGTCGGGGCGCCGCTGCTCGCCGTGGCCACCCTGCGGCTGCCGCGCCGCACCACCCTCGTCGTCCTCCTCGCCGTCTTCGGTCTCGGGCAGGTCGCGGGGGCGCTCGCTCCGACGTACACCGTGCTCTTCGCCTCCCGCGTGGTGAGCGCGCTGGCCTGCGCGGGCTTCTGGGCGGTGGGCGC
This window encodes:
- a CDS encoding glycosyltransferase family 87 protein, whose translation is MLQRKVITRSPTGADAGRPLASAAAAALLAVSLAAFAALCVLQRAPMADALVYRAEGAAVAHGTDLYGFTVTEWRLPATYPPFAALLFVPAAWLAPPTLKVVFVLGNTVLLAVLVRLSFRLAGLSARLPAVCAASALTLWLEPVFQSVLFGQINLALVCLILWDLSRPPGARGRGVALGIAAGVKLTPVLFIAYLMFTGRRREARTAAGTFAGTVLLGAFLLPAASVDFWTRRLYETGRVGKPWIVDNQSLQGLIARVMGEPSPGPAWALPAAAVGCAGLWLSCTRTTAAARNTYAARASHAEKDTYAEQSLYAENAPYTEKSPYAAQAPHVAKAPHTSGTMDASEPPHAFEPPHTSGLPHMSRPPHTPGTVPASTTTYVSRTTYAPDRVPVRAGRAAPATGPHPDRWGVLGTAFTALLVSPISWSHHWVWCVPLIAVLYAGHGPRPAAAVAAVFTARTLWLIPHQGDLDLRLPWWQQPLASPYPLLGLLVLAQLSASSSSASRIR
- a CDS encoding copper homeostasis protein CutC yields the protein MSERRRAALEVIALGVEDAVAAQDGGADRLELVTDMAADGLTPTVETFAGIRAAVDISLRVMLRLADGFAAGDVDALVRVAGEMRTAGADEFVLGFLDEHGGPDLSAVERIVVELDGCPWTFHRAIDRAADRDSLRKQLAELPGLDAYLTAGSPDGVDDGFPTLLAETARAGEPGYEPRVMVGGGLRLDHVPRLRAAGVDAFHIGGAARPGGWDTPVSADAVRQWRAALDG
- a CDS encoding DNA repair helicase XPB — its product is MNGPLIVQSDKTLLLEVDHEQADACRRVIAPFAELERAPEHIHTYRVTPLGLWNARAAGHDAEQVVDALVEFSRYPVPHALLVDIAETMDRYGRLTLSKHPAHGLVLTSTDRPVLEEVLRSKRIAPLVGARIDPDTVAVHPSERGQIKQTLLKLGWPAEDLAGYVDGEAHPIELAEDGWALRPYQNQAVENFWHGGSGVVVLPCGAGKTLVGAGAMAQAKATTLILVTNTVSARQWKHELVKRTSLTEDEIGEYSGTRKEIRPVTIATYQVLTTKRKGVYPHLELFDSRDWGLIVYDEVHLLPAPVFKFTADLQARRRLGLTATLVREDGRESDVFSLIGPKRFDAPWKEIEAQGYIAPADCVEVRVNLTDSERLAYATAEAEEKYRFCATTATKRKVTEALVRKFAGQQILVIGQYIDQLDELGEHLDAPVIKGETSNAQREKLFDAFREGEISVLVVSKVANFSIDLPEATVAIQVSGTFGSRQEEAQRLGRVLRPKADGHQAHFYSVVARDTIDQDFAAHRQRFLAEQGYAYRILDADELLADS
- a CDS encoding ATP-binding domain-containing protein, which translates into the protein MLRERTHLGESRAALRAMREDVENLDIRDVTANWVNAAVLQRQMDERIKALADLSHTPLFFGRLDYLHAPGADKAEGAEGERFYIGRRHVHDAEGDPMVIDWRAPVSQPFYRASKKDPMDVGLRRRFGYTGGDLTAYEDEHLSDPSETAATSKLLQQEIERPRVGPMRDIVATIQPEQDEIVRGGLSGSVCVQGGPGTGKTAVGLHRVAYLLYAHRERLARTGTLVIGPNKSFLHYIEQVLPALGELEVKQATVDDLVAHVEVRGTDTSTAAVIKGDARMAEVLRRAVRSHVTPPGEPVVVVRGSRRWRVPAYELEEIVRELLDRDIRYGAAREALPQRIAHAVLVQMERAGEAPDDRVQDAVARDSAVKAAVKAIWPPVDPARLVLRLLADADFLAVHAEGVLDADEQKEILWAKPARSVKAAKWSPADTVLIDEATDLVQRSHSLGHVVLDEAQDLSPMQYRAVGRRCTTGSATVLGDLAQGTTPWATRSWGEALAHLGKEEAVVEELTAGFRVPTDVITYASRLLPHIAPGLTPVASVRENPGFFELRAIATDPEVIDSCRELLRQEGSVGLIAADARVPALAEALATAGLGYLGPGEETTQDTRLTLVPASLAKGLEYDYVVLDEPRAVVDGEPDERTGLRRLYVALTRAVSGLIVTHAAPLPPQLS